A single genomic interval of uncultured Desulfobacter sp. harbors:
- a CDS encoding S8 family serine peptidase, protein MKKHIFLTFILWLHLMSAVCSAGASLSIMGTKMTLKADSVPLQDLLKDAVAHGIKIKIDPDINPLITADFADKDIQKAFEDLLKGYSHAFIWSQDSSGGQKLSQIAIFREGHMDQAGNIRSAFRRNLDVIKNPETGAYYVRNRLLITFSRPVSKNRIQRVLKKFNAKIIPVHRDMGIYAVTIRDAADIRPLLERLNREGIIAGAEPDYAYQAPETQRTIAILENSPSDSQTDLGQVADDSFSVAVLDTGLMAEYAGNDFIKGTFDALSPDSPISDDVGHGTQMALIASGQVAPMGILPGGFANPVLSVRAFDDNGFTSNTLIMQSIEYALENGARVLSLSWGSETDSAFLKSAMNYAVSKGLVVVAAAGNSPTGTPVYPAAYEPVIAVSALAPDGNTWDQSNYGDFVDLSAPGFASLPVGSKGEPGTYAGTSISTAYLAGKLAAFLREHPDAETISPDVLLNLK, encoded by the coding sequence ATGAAAAAACATATTTTCCTGACATTTATTTTGTGGTTGCATCTGATGTCAGCTGTTTGCTCCGCCGGTGCATCTTTGAGCATCATGGGCACAAAAATGACACTCAAGGCGGACAGCGTCCCTTTACAGGACCTGTTAAAGGACGCTGTTGCCCATGGAATTAAAATAAAGATTGATCCGGATATTAACCCCCTTATCACTGCTGATTTTGCGGATAAAGACATTCAAAAAGCCTTTGAAGATCTTCTCAAGGGATACAGCCATGCATTTATCTGGTCGCAGGACAGCAGCGGCGGTCAGAAGCTTTCACAGATTGCAATTTTCAGGGAAGGTCACATGGACCAGGCCGGAAACATCCGGTCCGCCTTTCGCCGGAACCTGGATGTAATCAAGAACCCTGAAACCGGCGCGTACTATGTAAGAAACCGCTTGCTTATTACCTTCAGCCGTCCGGTTTCCAAAAATCGGATTCAACGGGTTTTAAAAAAATTCAACGCAAAGATAATACCTGTTCATCGGGACATGGGCATTTATGCCGTTACCATCCGGGATGCCGCAGACATCCGGCCTCTGCTGGAACGTCTGAACCGGGAAGGCATTATTGCCGGAGCCGAACCCGACTATGCCTACCAGGCCCCGGAAACTCAGCGTACCATAGCGATCCTGGAGAACAGCCCGTCTGATAGTCAAACAGACCTGGGTCAGGTTGCAGACGACTCTTTTTCCGTGGCTGTCCTGGATACAGGGCTTATGGCTGAATATGCCGGAAACGATTTTATCAAGGGAACCTTTGATGCCCTGTCACCGGACAGCCCCATATCCGATGATGTGGGGCACGGCACCCAGATGGCCCTGATCGCTTCGGGACAGGTGGCCCCCATGGGAATATTGCCCGGCGGGTTTGCTAATCCGGTTCTTTCGGTCCGGGCCTTTGACGACAACGGATTCACCTCCAATACACTCATCATGCAAAGCATTGAGTATGCCCTTGAAAACGGAGCCAGGGTCCTGAGTTTGAGCTGGGGATCGGAAACAGACAGCGCATTCCTTAAATCAGCCATGAACTATGCCGTGTCCAAAGGGCTTGTGGTCGTGGCTGCCGCAGGAAACAGCCCCACGGGCACACCCGTTTATCCGGCTGCCTATGAACCGGTCATTGCCGTTTCCGCCCTTGCGCCCGACGGCAACACATGGGACCAATCCAATTACGGAGATTTTGTGGATCTTTCAGCACCCGGGTTTGCCAGTCTGCCCGTGGGATCCAAAGGGGAGCCCGGAACCTATGCCGGCACATCCATTTCCACGGCATATCTGGCCGGGAAGCTGGCGGCTTTTCTGCGGGAGCATCCGGATGCAGAAACGATTAGCCCGGATGTTTTGCTGAATTTAAAATAA
- a CDS encoding pseudouridine synthase, producing MSKSTPTTDPEAVQGVRLQKILAHGGLCSRRKAETLILEGRVSVNGIVVKALGTRADPAKDRVCLDGKPVHYASDKTREYTYIAVNKPKGVVTTCAQKNVKIILDLVPVKKRVYPVGRLDKDSVGLVLLTDDGDLHNRLSHPSHDHEKEYLVFAVRPVSDRDLSAMAQGMMIDGQKTRRAKVRRVSENGFKIVLKQGLNRQIRKMVGKTGNQVTMLKRIRMANIRLGSLPPGKWRHLTEKEVKKLTQ from the coding sequence ATGTCAAAATCAACGCCGACTACAGATCCTGAAGCCGTGCAAGGTGTCCGGCTGCAGAAAATTTTAGCCCATGGCGGGCTTTGTTCGCGCAGAAAGGCAGAAACCCTTATCCTTGAGGGCAGGGTGTCAGTGAATGGAATAGTTGTAAAAGCACTTGGCACCCGGGCAGATCCGGCAAAGGATAGGGTCTGCCTTGACGGCAAACCGGTTCACTATGCATCGGATAAAACCCGTGAATATACCTATATTGCCGTAAACAAACCCAAAGGGGTGGTCACAACCTGCGCCCAGAAAAACGTAAAAATTATCCTGGACCTTGTGCCGGTAAAAAAAAGAGTCTACCCGGTGGGGCGGCTGGATAAGGATTCCGTGGGGCTTGTTTTGTTGACCGATGACGGTGACCTGCATAACCGGTTATCCCATCCCTCCCATGACCATGAAAAAGAGTATCTGGTGTTTGCGGTACGACCTGTCAGCGACCGGGATCTTTCTGCCATGGCCCAAGGCATGATGATAGACGGACAAAAAACCCGGCGGGCCAAGGTCCGCAGGGTTTCTGAAAATGGATTTAAAATTGTTTTAAAGCAGGGGTTAAATCGCCAGATCCGCAAAATGGTGGGCAAAACCGGCAATCAGGTGACCATGCTCAAACGGATCCGCATGGCCAATATCCGCCTTGGCAGTTTGCCCCCCGGAAAATGGCGACATCTCACCGAAAAAGAGGTGAAAAAACTAACACAGTGA
- a CDS encoding tryptophan--tRNA ligase — MKNADFLTGITTSGTPHLGNYVGAIRPAVESSKNPDLTSYYFLADYHSLIKNHDPEKRKTSTLEIAAAWIALGLDYNNCVFYRQSDIPEIPELTWILTCLTAKGLMNRAHAYKAAVQENEEQERKDPDQGVTMGLFSYPILMAADILMFNAVKVPVGKDQIQHLEMTRDIAAKFNHTYKELFVLPEVVVDETAAVLSGLDGRKMSKSYNNFIPLFDTEKRLRKMIMKIQTNSLGPDEPKDPDTCTLFSIYRAFATQDQTKDLARRYREGIAWGAMKQELFEYINDILKEPRQRYEELVANPKDIEDILKKGALRAREYSVPFLDKVRKSVGIQSLC; from the coding sequence ATGAAAAACGCAGACTTTTTAACAGGCATTACCACTTCGGGTACGCCTCACCTTGGCAATTATGTAGGGGCGATTCGTCCGGCTGTTGAATCCAGCAAAAATCCGGATCTGACTTCCTATTATTTCCTGGCAGATTACCACTCCCTGATAAAAAACCATGACCCGGAAAAACGAAAAACATCCACCCTTGAAATTGCTGCCGCCTGGATTGCATTAGGGTTGGATTACAATAATTGTGTATTTTACCGGCAGTCTGATATTCCCGAAATTCCGGAACTTACCTGGATTTTAACCTGTCTGACCGCCAAGGGGCTGATGAACCGCGCCCATGCATACAAGGCTGCGGTACAGGAAAACGAGGAACAAGAGAGAAAAGATCCGGACCAGGGTGTCACCATGGGCCTTTTTTCTTATCCCATCCTCATGGCCGCCGACATTCTCATGTTTAATGCCGTCAAGGTACCCGTGGGCAAGGATCAGATCCAGCATCTTGAAATGACAAGGGATATTGCCGCAAAATTCAATCATACCTACAAGGAGTTATTTGTGTTGCCCGAGGTGGTTGTGGATGAAACCGCAGCGGTGCTTTCAGGCCTTGACGGGCGCAAGATGAGCAAAAGCTACAACAACTTCATTCCGCTGTTTGATACGGAAAAACGGCTGCGCAAAATGATCATGAAGATCCAGACCAATTCCCTGGGGCCCGATGAACCCAAAGACCCAGATACCTGCACTTTGTTTTCAATTTACCGGGCCTTTGCCACACAGGACCAGACAAAAGACCTGGCCCGTCGGTACCGGGAAGGCATTGCCTGGGGTGCCATGAAACAGGAGTTGTTTGAATACATTAATGATATTTTAAAAGAACCCAGACAGCGATACGAAGAGCTGGTCGCTAACCCCAAAGATATTGAAGATATTTTAAAAAAAGGGGCGCTTCGGGCCAGGGAATATTCCGTACCCTTCCTGGATAAAGTTAGAAAGAGCGTTGGTATTCAATCACTGTGTTAG
- a CDS encoding hydrogenase iron-sulfur subunit — protein sequence MSKWEPKIIAFLCNWCSYGAADLAGVSRMQYPANIRVVRIPCTGRLSPKFILSAFMNGADGIWVSGUHPGDCHYLEGNYYARRKFALLANLLEHMGIERDRLHFSWVSSAEAGKFIEVVHTVTESVKALGPVEKMVKAG from the coding sequence ATGTCCAAATGGGAACCCAAAATAATAGCATTCCTTTGTAACTGGTGCAGTTACGGGGCTGCGGACCTGGCCGGGGTGAGCCGGATGCAATATCCCGCGAATATCCGGGTCGTCCGAATTCCCTGTACGGGTCGGTTATCCCCCAAGTTCATCCTGTCCGCTTTTATGAACGGGGCCGATGGCATCTGGGTCTCCGGCTGACATCCCGGAGACTGCCATTACCTGGAAGGTAATTATTATGCCCGTCGGAAGTTCGCCCTGCTTGCAAACTTGCTGGAGCACATGGGAATTGAGAGAGATAGACTGCATTTTTCCTGGGTCTCATCAGCAGAGGCCGGTAAGTTTATCGAAGTTGTTCATACGGTAACGGAATCCGTAAAGGCACTGGGACCGGTCGAAAAAATGGTAAAAGCGGGATAA
- a CDS encoding formylglycine-generating enzyme family protein, whose product MSHLYQKHIIIILFCVGIIFTGCADQPKDEEISNTIGMTFRLIQPGKFMMGSSDNEKDRDIDEIQHEVTISKSFYMGVTEVTQAQFEQVMGNNPSHWKGDNLPVERVTWNEAKEFCEKLSEKDPNMNYRLPTEAEWEYACRAETATWYYWGDDPDYSMIDEYAFYKKNSGFQTNDVGQKTPNPWGLYDMSGNVWEWCSDMKGDYSTERGNDPADTPTGSLRVARGGSWLSLARDCRSANRNDYSPDDRNSNVGFRLVLIPGQ is encoded by the coding sequence ATGAGTCATTTGTATCAAAAGCATATCATAATAATATTGTTTTGCGTTGGCATTATTTTTACGGGGTGTGCCGATCAGCCCAAAGACGAAGAGATCAGCAACACCATTGGTATGACATTCCGTCTGATCCAGCCGGGCAAATTCATGATGGGATCTTCCGATAATGAAAAGGACAGGGATATTGACGAAATCCAGCATGAGGTTACGATCAGCAAATCCTTCTATATGGGGGTGACTGAAGTGACACAAGCCCAGTTTGAACAGGTCATGGGTAATAACCCGTCACATTGGAAGGGGGATAACCTTCCGGTAGAGCGGGTTACCTGGAATGAAGCCAAAGAATTTTGCGAAAAATTATCTGAAAAAGATCCAAACATGAATTACCGTCTGCCCACAGAGGCTGAATGGGAATATGCCTGTCGGGCAGAGACAGCCACCTGGTATTACTGGGGTGATGATCCGGATTACAGCATGATTGACGAATATGCGTTTTATAAAAAGAATAGCGGCTTTCAGACCAATGACGTGGGGCAGAAAACGCCTAATCCCTGGGGTCTTTATGATATGAGCGGCAATGTCTGGGAATGGTGTTCTGACATGAAAGGAGATTATTCCACGGAACGCGGAAACGATCCCGCAGACACTCCCACCGGCTCGCTTCGAGTAGCCCGGGGGGGGAGCTGGCTCAGCTTGGCCAGGGACTGCCGCTCGGCCAATCGAAACGACTATTCGCCCGATGACCGGAACAGCAACGTTGGCTTCCGGCTTGTCCTGATTCCAGGTCAATAA
- a CDS encoding FAD-dependent oxidoreductase yields MSKDIIGSVMVVGGGIAGMQSAIDLADSGYYVHLVEKSPSIGGAMSQLDKTFPTNDCAMUIISPKLVEVGRHLNIELHTLSDIKEISGEAGNFSVTLNQKARYIDIDKCTGCGDCSTVCPVSLASDFEQGMGDRTAVSRPYAQAVPGAFSISKKDKSPCTNACPGNVNAHGYVSMIGQGKYKEAMEIITRTLPMPGVLGRICPHPCEDACRRAQVDSPLSICTLKRFAADQVDINDLTVPEITPRDEKVAIIGAGPAGLTAAYFLALDGFNVTIFEALPVGGGMLRVGIPDYRLPPSVLDKEIAWIQKMGVEIQYDTVMGKDITVDSLMDEGFKSIFFGIGCHKDTKLGLAGEDEVENVIPGVKFLRDAALGDMTEIKGNVAIVGGGDVAIDAARTALRMGADKVSILYRRTEAEMPARDEEIEDAKEEDVDIQFLRAPVEIVAKNGKLTGIKCIQMELGEPDESGRRRPFPIEGSEFIIDADVLIPAIGQKTDASFLKETDGIELNRWGDFDVDQITYQTSREGVFAGGDAQTGASIAISAVGAGREAAISISRYLKGEDMAAGREKLEVPQQDFNAVPQKAPKIPRAHMARIPMDQRTSGFTEVELGFTEEQARQEADKCIDCMVCCECLECVKACGANALTKETHEEKDRALELNVGSVVISSGFSPYSPKNLDFLGYDHLPNVITSLQFERLLSASGPTEGHVIRPSDHKEPKKIAWFQCVGSRENNRCDNEHCSSVCCMYAIKEAVIAKEHDPELDASIFFMDMRTFGKDFERYYIEAREQHGVKFIRSRVHTINPKGDSGDLEISYVKENGELIVDIFDMIVLSVGLEISPELKELAKKFNIELTQGNFAQTATMNPVETTTPGVFVCGAFQGPKDIPQAVVDASAAATAVGEILAPARNTLTKTREIVPERNVVGERPRIGAFICHCGANIAGVVDIQALNEYIQTLPYIEYVESNLYSCSQDTQTKMTEIIKTHNLNRIVVAACTPKTHEPLFQETLINAGLNKYLFEMVNIRNHVSWVHKANPDQATQKAKELIRMSVTKVGLKAPLKEGKLNVNQNALVVGGGIAGMSTALSLARQGYHTHLVEKEDRLGGQALNLYKTWKGEEIQPMLDEMVQQVGSEENIQVHLSSTISQVDGFVGNFKSLISSKDGEEVVEHGVANISTGATEYKPIEYCYGDSPRVLTSLELDQKMMANDPMVNSVECAVFIQCVGSREPDRPYCSRVCCTHSVESALEVKKRNPDADVIVLYRDIRTYGERERKYIEARKAGVIFIRYSLDNKPTVRVGEDSVIINATDHVLGQPVEIDADVLTLATAIVPRKEDALAQYFKVPMNADGFFVERHAKLGPSEFATDGVFLSGLAHYPKPIDEAVAQGKAAASRAVALMAQGTVTTNGEVASIDLMSCSSCGTCVSICPYSAPSFIEDGRFAGKSEINAALCKGCGLCVSSCRSGAIHLNGYDNDQIFAMIGVA; encoded by the coding sequence ATGTCAAAAGATATAATTGGATCAGTGATGGTTGTGGGCGGCGGTATCGCCGGTATGCAATCGGCAATTGATTTGGCGGACTCCGGATATTATGTCCATCTGGTGGAAAAAAGCCCTTCAATCGGGGGCGCAATGTCTCAATTGGATAAGACATTTCCCACCAATGACTGCGCAATGTGAATTATCTCTCCCAAACTGGTCGAGGTCGGCCGGCACTTAAACATTGAGCTGCATACATTATCAGATATTAAGGAAATTTCCGGGGAAGCAGGCAATTTCTCCGTCACGTTAAACCAGAAAGCCCGCTACATCGATATTGATAAATGTACGGGATGCGGAGATTGTTCAACGGTTTGTCCCGTCAGTTTAGCCAGTGACTTTGAACAGGGTATGGGAGATCGAACGGCGGTGTCCAGACCCTATGCCCAAGCGGTTCCCGGCGCATTTTCAATCAGTAAAAAAGACAAATCCCCGTGTACCAACGCCTGTCCCGGTAACGTGAATGCCCATGGATACGTCTCCATGATCGGCCAGGGAAAGTATAAGGAAGCCATGGAGATTATCACCCGCACACTCCCCATGCCGGGGGTGTTGGGGCGGATCTGTCCTCATCCTTGTGAGGATGCCTGCCGAAGAGCGCAAGTGGACTCTCCCCTATCCATTTGTACCCTGAAGCGATTTGCCGCCGATCAGGTGGATATTAATGACCTAACCGTTCCGGAAATCACACCAAGAGATGAAAAAGTGGCCATTATCGGTGCCGGTCCTGCCGGGCTGACCGCCGCTTATTTCTTAGCTTTGGACGGATTTAACGTCACGATTTTCGAGGCCCTGCCCGTGGGCGGGGGGATGTTGAGAGTCGGTATTCCCGATTACAGACTGCCCCCTTCCGTTCTCGATAAAGAGATTGCCTGGATCCAAAAAATGGGGGTTGAAATCCAATATGACACCGTCATGGGCAAAGACATCACGGTGGATAGCCTCATGGACGAAGGGTTTAAATCGATTTTCTTCGGCATCGGCTGCCATAAGGACACTAAACTCGGCCTTGCCGGTGAAGATGAGGTCGAAAACGTTATTCCGGGCGTTAAATTTTTAAGGGATGCGGCCCTGGGTGACATGACGGAAATTAAAGGAAACGTTGCCATTGTCGGGGGAGGGGACGTAGCCATTGATGCGGCCAGAACCGCCTTGAGGATGGGCGCCGATAAAGTCAGTATCCTCTACCGAAGAACCGAAGCGGAGATGCCGGCCCGGGATGAAGAGATTGAAGATGCCAAAGAAGAGGATGTTGATATTCAATTCCTGCGCGCTCCGGTTGAGATTGTCGCGAAGAACGGTAAGCTGACAGGAATCAAATGCATTCAGATGGAGCTGGGCGAACCGGATGAGAGCGGCAGAAGACGACCGTTTCCCATTGAAGGCAGTGAATTTATCATCGATGCCGACGTTCTGATCCCTGCGATTGGCCAGAAAACCGATGCGTCCTTTCTTAAAGAGACCGATGGCATCGAGCTCAATCGGTGGGGGGATTTTGATGTCGATCAGATCACCTATCAGACGTCCCGGGAAGGTGTATTTGCCGGTGGCGATGCCCAGACCGGCGCCTCCATTGCCATTTCTGCCGTTGGTGCGGGCCGGGAAGCAGCGATTTCCATCTCTCGCTATTTGAAAGGCGAGGATATGGCGGCCGGTCGGGAAAAACTGGAAGTCCCTCAGCAGGATTTTAATGCGGTTCCCCAGAAAGCCCCCAAAATACCCAGAGCCCACATGGCACGTATTCCAATGGATCAACGGACATCAGGGTTTACCGAAGTTGAACTGGGATTCACCGAAGAACAGGCAAGGCAGGAAGCCGATAAATGTATTGATTGCATGGTGTGCTGTGAATGTCTGGAGTGTGTGAAAGCATGCGGTGCCAACGCGCTGACAAAAGAGACCCATGAGGAAAAAGATCGCGCACTCGAACTGAATGTCGGTTCCGTTGTCATTTCTTCCGGTTTTTCACCGTACAGCCCTAAAAATTTAGATTTTTTAGGATATGATCACCTTCCCAACGTCATTACGTCACTGCAATTTGAACGGTTGCTCTCTGCTTCCGGTCCGACGGAAGGGCATGTAATCCGACCGTCGGATCATAAAGAACCCAAGAAAATCGCCTGGTTCCAGTGTGTGGGGTCCCGTGAGAACAATCGATGCGACAATGAACACTGTTCATCGGTCTGCTGCATGTACGCCATTAAGGAAGCGGTGATCGCCAAGGAACATGATCCTGAACTGGATGCCTCCATCTTCTTTATGGATATGAGAACCTTTGGTAAAGACTTCGAAAGGTACTACATTGAGGCCAGGGAACAGCATGGCGTCAAGTTCATCCGATCCCGCGTACATACCATCAATCCGAAGGGAGATTCAGGGGATCTGGAAATCAGCTATGTCAAGGAAAATGGGGAGCTGATTGTTGATATCTTTGATATGATCGTTCTCTCCGTCGGTCTGGAGATCTCTCCGGAGCTGAAAGAACTGGCCAAGAAATTCAATATCGAACTGACACAAGGAAACTTCGCCCAAACCGCAACCATGAATCCTGTGGAAACAACCACGCCGGGTGTCTTTGTGTGCGGGGCGTTCCAGGGACCCAAAGATATTCCCCAGGCAGTGGTGGACGCCAGTGCGGCAGCCACGGCCGTAGGCGAAATCCTTGCTCCGGCACGAAATACCTTAACAAAAACCAGGGAAATAGTACCGGAAAGAAACGTCGTTGGTGAACGTCCCAGAATCGGCGCGTTTATCTGTCACTGTGGGGCCAATATCGCGGGTGTGGTGGATATTCAGGCGTTGAATGAGTATATCCAAACCCTACCCTACATTGAATATGTGGAAAGCAATCTCTACTCCTGTTCCCAGGATACTCAGACAAAGATGACTGAGATCATCAAGACGCATAATTTGAACAGGATTGTCGTTGCCGCGTGTACCCCCAAAACACACGAGCCGTTATTCCAGGAAACCCTGATCAACGCCGGATTGAACAAGTACCTGTTTGAGATGGTGAATATTAGAAACCATGTGTCATGGGTCCATAAAGCCAATCCCGATCAGGCGACGCAGAAAGCCAAAGAGCTGATTCGTATGTCCGTGACCAAAGTCGGTTTGAAAGCCCCTCTAAAAGAAGGCAAACTTAATGTCAACCAGAACGCCTTGGTCGTGGGGGGCGGGATTGCCGGTATGTCCACCGCCTTGAGTTTAGCCAGGCAGGGATACCACACCCACTTGGTTGAAAAAGAAGATCGACTGGGGGGACAGGCCCTCAATCTGTACAAAACCTGGAAAGGCGAAGAAATTCAGCCGATGCTGGATGAGATGGTTCAGCAGGTGGGTTCTGAAGAGAATATCCAGGTTCATCTTAGCAGTACCATCTCCCAGGTAGATGGGTTTGTGGGGAATTTTAAATCGCTCATCTCCTCAAAAGATGGGGAAGAAGTGGTTGAGCACGGGGTGGCCAACATATCCACGGGGGCAACGGAATATAAACCCATTGAGTATTGTTATGGGGATAGCCCGAGAGTATTGACAAGCCTTGAATTGGATCAAAAAATGATGGCAAATGATCCCATGGTAAATTCCGTGGAGTGTGCCGTATTCATCCAGTGCGTGGGATCCAGGGAGCCGGATAGACCGTATTGCTCCAGGGTCTGTTGTACCCATTCCGTAGAAAGTGCGTTGGAAGTCAAAAAACGCAATCCCGACGCCGACGTGATTGTCCTGTACCGGGATATCCGAACCTACGGCGAAAGGGAGCGAAAGTACATTGAAGCCAGGAAGGCGGGTGTCATATTCATACGCTATTCCCTTGATAACAAACCAACGGTGCGTGTTGGCGAAGATAGCGTAATTATAAACGCAACCGATCATGTTCTGGGTCAACCGGTAGAGATTGACGCAGACGTTCTGACATTGGCCACGGCCATTGTTCCCAGGAAAGAAGACGCGCTGGCTCAATACTTCAAGGTACCGATGAACGCGGACGGTTTCTTCGTTGAAAGACACGCCAAACTCGGCCCCTCTGAATTTGCCACCGACGGGGTATTTCTATCCGGTCTTGCCCATTATCCCAAACCCATTGATGAAGCGGTGGCCCAAGGAAAAGCAGCGGCTTCCAGGGCGGTTGCTCTGATGGCCCAGGGGACCGTGACCACAAACGGCGAGGTGGCATCCATTGATTTGATGTCGTGCAGCAGCTGCGGGACGTGTGTGTCGATATGTCCTTACTCTGCTCCATCATTCATCGAAGATGGGCGGTTTGCAGGAAAATCCGAGATCAATGCCGCCCTTTGTAAAGGGTGCGGGCTTTGCGTATCGTCCTGCCGCTCCGGGGCGATCCATCTCAACGGTTATGACAACGACCAGATATTTGCAATGATCGGTGTCGCTTGA
- a CDS encoding glutamine synthetase family protein: MGEQSDSDPNSDVDFTKIFFTDINGRLMNLFVNPAMIEKMSKTGVGFDGSSIAGYTSVENSDCLLVPDLSTYKKIDFQDKRVGFLIGDIYDERGNPSEKDPRNLLKRILKTAEKEFQVRFTLGPEHEFFLFKTEPAATGTDSEVPVLEHSDDIGYFESSPMDKGESIRQDIVNVLAGCGIQYEKTHHEVTPSQHEINLECTDALSAADRTLLFSYVSKQISENNGFTASFMPKPFENHNRNAFHIHLSMQDFEGRNLFYDELGEYQLSDFARYFIGGILKYARETSIIMASTVNSYKAYVMGKEAPVVRGWGLRNRSSMVRVPYTLSPESTRIELRNPDPAGNVYLQMAVLISMGLAGIREKIDCGSADNGSAYSKDYGLKVWDEDFLPRSFYEALAEAEGSSFLKETMGEAIYNNMMALKIREWEEDRVHVTQREHQIYRDV, from the coding sequence ATGGGGGAACAATCCGATAGCGACCCTAATAGTGATGTAGATTTTACAAAAATATTTTTTACCGATATCAACGGAAGATTGATGAATCTGTTTGTCAATCCAGCCATGATCGAAAAAATGAGCAAGACCGGTGTCGGGTTCGACGGTAGCTCCATTGCCGGTTATACCTCAGTGGAAAACAGCGATTGCCTTTTAGTGCCTGATCTGTCGACCTATAAAAAAATTGATTTCCAGGATAAGCGTGTTGGCTTTCTCATCGGAGATATTTACGACGAACGAGGCAACCCTTCGGAAAAAGATCCGCGCAATCTTTTAAAACGGATTTTAAAGACCGCTGAAAAAGAATTTCAGGTTCGATTTACTCTCGGGCCTGAGCATGAGTTCTTTCTGTTCAAGACAGAGCCTGCTGCAACGGGCACGGATTCTGAAGTGCCTGTTTTGGAGCATTCCGATGATATCGGTTATTTTGAATCCTCCCCCATGGACAAAGGTGAATCCATACGCCAGGATATTGTCAATGTACTGGCCGGATGCGGCATCCAGTATGAAAAAACCCACCATGAGGTCACACCGTCCCAGCATGAGATCAATCTTGAATGCACCGATGCCCTTTCTGCGGCGGATCGTACCCTGCTCTTTTCATATGTATCCAAGCAGATCTCAGAAAATAACGGCTTTACAGCCAGCTTTATGCCCAAGCCCTTTGAGAATCATAATCGGAATGCCTTTCATATCCATCTTTCCATGCAGGATTTTGAAGGTCGCAATCTCTTTTATGACGAGCTTGGGGAATACCAGCTGAGCGATTTTGCCCGATATTTCATCGGCGGTATCTTGAAATATGCCAGAGAAACATCTATTATCATGGCGTCCACGGTCAACTCGTATAAGGCCTATGTCATGGGAAAAGAGGCGCCTGTCGTCAGGGGCTGGGGACTTCGTAACCGCAGCTCAATGGTCCGGGTTCCCTATACCCTGTCACCTGAAAGCACGCGGATTGAGCTTCGCAATCCTGATCCTGCGGGCAATGTTTATCTTCAGATGGCGGTTTTGATTTCCATGGGGCTTGCCGGCATTAGGGAAAAAATCGACTGCGGCAGTGCGGACAATGGCAGTGCCTACAGCAAGGATTACGGCCTGAAAGTTTGGGATGAGGATTTTCTGCCCCGAAGTTTTTATGAAGCCCTTGCGGAAGCCGAAGGCAGCAGTTTTCTAAAAGAAACCATGGGGGAAGCCATCTACAATAACATGATGGCCCTCAAAATCAGGGAATGGGAAGAAGACAGGGTTCATGTGACCCAACGCGAACATCAAATATACAGAGACGTGTGA